In Solanum stenotomum isolate F172 chromosome 6, ASM1918654v1, whole genome shotgun sequence, one DNA window encodes the following:
- the LOC125867635 gene encoding homologous-pairing protein 2 homolog gives MAPKADNTEGIVLNFVNEQNRPLNVQNAADALQKFNLKKAAVQKALDNLCDSGKISFKEYGKQKIYLARQDQFDIPDTEELNRMKEENANLQEKLNEQKKAISEVEAEMKSLQSNLTMEEIHAKESKLRKEVDEMEKKLIKLREGVTLVSPEERKAIEGLYSEALNQWRRRKRMFRDVWDAITENSPKNPKEFKEELGVEYDEDVDVNFQSFADLIQHGKKRR, from the exons ATGGCTCCTAAAGCAGATAACACTGAAG GAATCGTGCTCAATTTCGTAAACGAG CAAAATAGACCATTGAATGTCCAAAATGCGGCAGATGCACTGCAAAAGTTTAACCTTAAAAAAGCTGCAGTACAAAAAGCCCTGGATAATCTCTGTGACAGTGGTAAGATATCATTTAAAGAGTATGGCAAGCAGAAAATTTATCTGGCTCGGCAAGATCAGTTTGACATCCCAGACACGGAAGAGCTTAATAGAATGAAGGAAGAAAATGCCAATCTACAAGAAAAGCTGAATGAACAGAAGAAAGCCATCAGTGAGGTTGAAGCAG AGATGAAATCTCTGCAGTCAAATTTGACTATGGAAGAGATACATGCTAAAGAATCCAAACTGAGAAAAGAG GTTGATGAGATGGAAAAGAAACTAATTAAATTGCGGGAAGGTGTTACTCTTGTAAGTCCAGAAGAAAGAAAAGCCATCGAGGGGTTGTATTCAGAAGCCTTAAATCAGTGGAGAAGGCGAAAAAGGATGTTCAGAGATGTATGGGATGCCATAACTGAGAACTCACCCAAAAATCCAAAAGAGTTTAAG GAGGAACTTGGAGTTGAATATGATGAGGATGTTGATGTGAATTTTCAGTCTTTTGCTGACCTGATCCAGCATGGCAAGAAGCGTCGCTAG